The following are encoded together in the Streptomyces sp. NBC_00358 genome:
- a CDS encoding BNR repeat-containing protein yields MRRRTVLTTALLGAVAGPALTAQTARAAAPGPSVTQSGTTQLDSQAVYFVSYDGLVNNNSFQKNGLLTYNGYQYAAWYTADRSAVVARRALGATTWSKITLGHKLKSDDSHNVISMGVSRTDGRLHLNMDSHSDGFFYVKSVAGLLDNAASTAWTSAVLGAVQTSLDGLALTTQFTYPQFVATPSGGLQLSYRVGVSGNGRNALAEYDGSSWTALGEWSASTGTYTSAHGSSTARNMYLHGIDYDVNGRLHSFFTWREQNAAVMCNAGGITNHDTGYVYSTDRGRSWRNDAGTVVGTTGTSGTVAVTDAGLVVDALDPDHSLMNQESQATDSAGLPHAIISYVPGRFGQCTTNYVTDRTANGRAFHLRKNSSGGWTKTEIPLALNSSQRTRLVLDRYDNAYAIMPFGRIAGASKSSGHTDWKLLFDGSGLNAFGEVVIDETRVPQDGTLSVMYQEKSSGTTPSALHVIDFRLPS; encoded by the coding sequence ATGAGACGACGCACCGTACTGACGACGGCCCTGCTGGGCGCCGTGGCAGGCCCCGCCCTCACCGCCCAGACGGCGCGAGCGGCCGCTCCCGGCCCCTCCGTCACCCAGTCGGGCACCACCCAGCTCGACTCCCAGGCCGTCTACTTCGTCTCCTATGACGGTCTGGTCAACAACAACTCGTTCCAGAAGAACGGCCTGCTGACCTACAACGGCTACCAGTACGCGGCCTGGTACACCGCCGACCGCAGCGCGGTCGTCGCCCGCCGCGCGCTCGGCGCCACCACCTGGTCCAAGATCACGCTGGGCCACAAGCTCAAGAGCGACGACTCCCACAACGTCATCTCCATGGGCGTCTCCCGGACCGACGGCAGACTGCACCTGAACATGGACTCGCACAGCGACGGCTTCTTCTACGTCAAGTCGGTGGCCGGGCTGCTCGACAACGCCGCGTCGACGGCCTGGACCTCCGCCGTCCTCGGAGCCGTCCAGACCTCACTGGACGGCCTCGCGCTCACCACGCAGTTCACCTATCCGCAGTTCGTCGCGACCCCGTCCGGCGGCCTCCAGCTCAGCTACCGGGTCGGCGTCTCCGGGAACGGGCGCAACGCCCTCGCCGAGTACGACGGTTCGTCCTGGACCGCGCTCGGCGAGTGGTCCGCCTCCACGGGGACCTACACCAGCGCGCACGGGTCGAGCACGGCACGCAACATGTATCTGCACGGGATCGACTACGACGTGAACGGCCGGCTGCACTCCTTCTTCACCTGGCGCGAGCAGAACGCAGCCGTGATGTGCAACGCCGGCGGGATCACCAACCACGACACCGGTTACGTCTACTCCACCGACCGGGGCCGCAGTTGGCGCAACGACGCCGGCACCGTCGTCGGCACCACCGGGACCTCCGGCACCGTCGCCGTCACCGACGCCGGACTCGTCGTCGACGCCCTCGACCCCGACCACTCCCTGATGAACCAGGAGAGCCAGGCCACCGACTCGGCCGGTCTGCCGCACGCGATCATCAGCTATGTGCCCGGACGCTTCGGCCAGTGCACCACGAACTACGTCACGGACCGCACGGCCAACGGCCGGGCCTTCCATCTGCGCAAGAACTCCTCGGGCGGCTGGACCAAGACCGAGATCCCGCTCGCCCTGAACTCCAGCCAGCGCACCAGGCTGGTCCTGGACCGGTACGACAACGCCTACGCGATCATGCCGTTCGGGCGGATCGCCGGTGCCTCGAAGTCCTCCGGACACACCGACTGGAAGCTCCTGTTCGACGGCAGCGGCCTGAACGCGTTCGGCGAGGTCGTGATCGACGAGACACGCGTCCCGCAGGACGGAACGCTGTCCGTGATGTACCAGGAGAAGTCCAGTGGGACCACGCCCTCGGCGCTGCACGTCATCGATTTCCGGCTGCCCTCATGA
- a CDS encoding L-rhamnose mutarotase: MRRVCFLLKVRADRLDEYRERHAAVWPEMLDALSATGWHNYSLFLREDGLLVGYLETEDFAAARAAMEATDVNARWQTEMAPFFTSLDGARPDEAMKPLTEVFHLA; the protein is encoded by the coding sequence ATGCGACGTGTGTGCTTTCTGCTGAAGGTCCGTGCGGACCGCCTCGACGAGTACCGCGAGCGGCACGCCGCCGTGTGGCCGGAGATGCTCGACGCTCTCTCGGCCACCGGCTGGCACAACTACTCGCTGTTCCTGCGCGAGGACGGCCTGCTGGTCGGCTACCTGGAGACCGAGGACTTCGCGGCCGCGCGGGCCGCCATGGAAGCCACCGACGTCAATGCCCGCTGGCAGACGGAGATGGCGCCGTTCTTCACCTCACTGGACGGCGCCAGACCCGACGAGGCCATGAAACCGCTCACCGAGGTGTTCCACCTCGCCTGA